The following nucleotide sequence is from Archocentrus centrarchus isolate MPI-CPG fArcCen1 chromosome 18, fArcCen1, whole genome shotgun sequence.
CActggccaaaagaaaaaaagttgccaCCTGGATTATGAtcggggttgctgcagttggtcaggtctaggttcagcaacattatgtgctcaaagaatgaggtcagctgactacctgaatatactgaatgaccaggttattccatcaatggatttttcttccctgatggcaggggcatattccaagatgacaatgccatcgggctcaaattgtgaaagagtggttctggaaGCATGAGACCTCATTTTCACATATGGATCggccagacctcaaccccattgagaatctttgggatgtgttggagaaggctttgcacagtggtcagaatctgccatcatcactgcaagatcttggtgaaaaattaattcaatactggatggaaataaatcttgtgacactgcagaagcttatcgaaacaatgccacagcgaatgcATGCCGTTATAAAAGCTAAAGGCGGTGACacaaaatattagtgtgtgaccgtctttttttggtggtgactttttttttggccaggcagtgtaaaTCATGTCTGCTGTGCTCAAAAATGCAATTTAATTCTCAACAAACCACGAAGTTTAGTACTAAAATTTGTTGTGATGACATTTGGTGTGAGTGAGTCTGTTGTTCCAAGGTTGCTATAGCAAACTAGATCTAGGTGCTAGGAAAtcaattgaaattgaaaaaaaaaattggtggtGACTGTCGTGGGATGTATATTAAGCTGCTTCTTCCCTGTACAGTTCCCTGTTGCTCGGATGGGTTTCTATCAAGAGCCACATCTTTCAGTGTCCGCGCAAAGATGGGAActttttctttggacagatTCACATCATCATGAAGACAGCTGAAGCCCAGGGTGGGGTGTTTGGCAAAGTAGACATTTTTGAACTTGTGACAGGCTTTTTCCAGTTTGGTGTTGATATTGTGGATGGTGTCGAAGTGCAAGTCTCTCCTTGGAAGTAGGGCTGACATAACCACTCTGCTACTGGGGAAGGTGTCGGAGGCTTTCTCTATCACACGTTCGAGGGATTCTGACAGTCTCTCCTGCTTCTTCCTCAGGTCGCTGGAGCCCGTGTGGATTATGATGTGGCTCGGAGATCCCAGCTTCTCCTCTGTCAGGAGTTCCAAGGCTTTTTCAGTGTTGGgacaattaattttatttacttcATGCTTGGGGAAAAGTTTCTTCTCATTTATGAATTTGCCATTGGAGTCGATGAGGATGATGATTTCTGATTCCTGGACCTGTCTTGCTGCTCTGGAGGTAGAGGGAGTTTGTAGGTCATGGTTGTCTTCAGGGGGGCTCACGGGGTTCTGGTTTTGCTTTTGGAGTAACTCCATCTGTTCTCTCAACTCCTGGACCTCTCGCTCTTTTTCCTGGAGCTTCTCCTGTAAAGCTTCTAAAGTTTGTTCCTGTGTTTGTTCTGTGGACTCAGCCTTATGAGACAGATGGAAGTGGCAGTAGCATCATTAAGATAGCGTCCagattgatatttatttatatacagcatgacacacaaaacacaccatATGTGTGAGCTGCAAGGCCATAGAAAGTAAGGGTTGCTGCAGCTCCCCCTGGGGGATTGCAGGAAACTACCATGTCTAcaattgtaaataaataaataaaacagtttaaatagtTCATATACTAGAATAAATATGAGCTTAATTTATAGTTTATATTCAGAACAAATGTGGTCAGATCAGTGCTGAGATCAATCTTAACATGTAGCTTcccagaaatgtaactacatgctgcagcaacaactgcCTTAGGTCAGTCTGGCAGTAATATGCTGTGTAATCACATTTAATACAACTGTGATACAACATGTAATTCTCTGTAAATGTATCTAATTTGCTTATTATGCTAATGCAATAGCCAGAATTATCACAGTGTGTGGATAAGCTGTTCTCAGAATATATGAGCTCCAAGTACAACATGAACGGGTCAATTAATGCTGCTGGGCTAATAGTTTGGCTGTGGTTGCCATAATAGTTGG
It contains:
- the LOC115797469 gene encoding uncharacterized protein LOC115797469; translated protein: MEAESTEQTQEQTLEALQEKLQEKEREVQELREQMELLQKQNQNPVSPPEDNHDLQTPSTSRAARQVQESEIIILIDSNGKFINEKKLFPKHEVNKINCPNTEKALELLTEEKLGSPSHIIIHTGSSDLRKKQERLSESLERVIEKASDTFPSSRVVMSALLPRRDLHFDTIHNINTKLEKACHKFKNVYFAKHPTLGFSCLHDDVNLSKEKVPIFARTLKDVALDRNPSEQQGTVQGRSSLIYIPRQSPPIFFFNFN